In Nicotiana tabacum cultivar K326 chromosome 19, ASM71507v2, whole genome shotgun sequence, one DNA window encodes the following:
- the LOC107828757 gene encoding uncharacterized protein LOC107828757 has translation MKIKLLFLFLAHAIFFQQCVAILEPIDFLALQAIHKSLDDLPGSKFFASWDFTSDPCNFAGVYCDGNKVIALNLGDPRAGSPGLTGRLDPAIGKLSALAEFTVVPGRIIGVLPESFSQLKNLRFLGISRNFLSGRIPAGLGKLRGLQTLDLSFNQLTGNIPWAIGTIPALSNVILCHNRLSGSVPPFVSQRLTRLDLKHNELSGSLLPMSLPSSLEYLSLSWNQLSGPVDHLLSRLNRLNYLDLSLNRFTGFIPGNLFRFPITNLQLQRNQFTGPIYPVGQVTIPIVDLSFNRLWGEISPLFSSVQILYLNNNRFTGQVPGILVDRLLSANIHVLYLQHNFLTGIAINPAAEIPVRSSLCLQYNCMVLPVQTPCPLKAGKQKSRPTSQCGEWRG, from the coding sequence ATGAAGATCAAATTATTGTTTCTATTTTTGGCTCATGCAATCTTTTTTCAGCAATGTGTTGCGATTCTTGAACCAATTGATTTCTTGGCATTACAAGCAATTCACAAAAGCTTGGATGATTTACCCGGTTCGAAATTCTTTGCTTCTTGGGATTTTACTTCCGATCCATGCAACTTCGCCGGAGTTTATTGCGATGGTAATAAGGTGATTGCATTGAACCTTGGTGATCCCCGGGCCGGGTCACCGGGTCTTACCGGAAGATTGGACCCTGCTATTGGTAAACTCTCTGCTTTAGCTGAGTTCACTGTGGTTCCCGGCCGGATAATCGGAGTACTGCCGGAAAGTTTTTCACAGTTGAAGAACTTAAGGTTTTTGGGAATTAGCCGGAATTTTCTATCTGGACGGATTCCGGCGGGTTTGGGTAAGCTCCGGGGGCTTCAAACTCTTGATCTTAGTTTCAATCAGCTCACCGGAAATATACCTTGGGCCATCGGAACAATTCCGGCATTGTCCAACGTTATTCTCTGTCATAACCGTTTATCCGGTTCAGTGCCGCCTTTTGTTTCTCAGCGGTTAACCCGACTCGATCTTAAACACAACGAACTTTCCGGCTCGCTTTTGCCAATGTCACTTCCTTCCTCGCTTGAGTATCTTTCATTGTCATGGAACCAGTTAAGCGGTCCGGTCGACCATTTATTGTCTCGGCTAAACCGGCTGAATTATCTCGACCTCAGTTTAAACCGGTTCACGGGCTTCATTCCGGGCAACTTGTTTAGATTTCCTATAACCAACCTTCAGCTACAAAGGAACCAATTCACCGGTCCGATTTACCCGGTCGGTCAGGTTACAATTCCCATTGTGGACCTTAGCTTCAACCGGTTGTGGGGCGAAATATCACCTTTGTTCTCGAGTGTGCAGATTTTGTATCTGAATAATAACCGGTTCACGGGTCAGGTTCCTGGTATCTTGGTAGACCGGTTATTATCGGCTAATATACATGTTTTGTATTTGCAACATAACTTCCTGACAGGGATTGCGATTAATCCGGCAGCTGAGATTCCGGTTCGTAGCTCATTGTGTTTGCAGTATAATTGCATGGTATTACCGGTTCAGACACCTTGCCCTTTGAAAGCCGGGAAGCAGAAAAGCCGGCCTACATCTCAGTGTGGGGAATGGAGGGGgtaa
- the LOC142173511 gene encoding uncharacterized protein LOC142173511, which translates to MVSEVWTLFTDGAYNVKGSGLEVVLIAPSRETLRHAIRTVPLTNNEAEYGNLVAELELAWGLGSEVIEVKCGSQLVVNQIYEIFDTKEERLQQYLNKVQELLARFREWSITHIPREENVEAYALANLGSSTKMKGSDSGAVVQLLHLVLDVDNYWEANCLKA; encoded by the coding sequence ATGGTATCGgaagtttggaccttatttacggatggagCTTACAACGTAAAAGGGTCTGGTCTCGAGGTAGTATTGATCGCCCCTTCTAGGGAAACCCTGAGACATGCCATTAGAACTGTgccattaactaacaatgaagccgagtacggGAATTTGGTTGCAGAACTTGAATTAGCTTGGGGGCTAGGTTCCGAGGTTATCGAAGTAAAGTGCGGCTCCCAGCTGGTGGTGAACCAAATATATGAAATTTTTGATACCAAGGAGGAACGCTTGCAACAATACTTGAACAAGGTTCAAGAATTATTGGCCCGATTCAGGGAGTGGTCAATCACCCACATTCCAAGAGAGGAAAATGTGGAGGCATATGCATTAGCCAATTTAGGTTCGTCCACAAAAATGAAAGGTTCTGATTCTGGTGCGGTTGTTCAATTATTACATTTGGTGTTGGATGTGGACAACTACTGGGAAGCAAATTGCCTGAAGGCCTAA